The genome window GGATGCGGTGGTTGGGGTTCCGgtagaggaggacgagatgccGGAGAGTTGGGTTGCGCCGGTGTGGGAGTTTTAGGACGATAGGATATCGGTTGATGGTAGAGGCGTAGGCTATTTGGTACAGTAGGGCAATTCCGGGTTTATAGGACAATGCTACCCATTCTATAATACACAACTGACGAGTCAAAGCAGTACATGTATAATCGATCTAGTATTGTCCGTCTGTACAGAATATCAAGAGAATGTCGATCTTTTCAAGAGTCGCTGTGTCCTAACATCACATCGCcgccactcccactccaaCAGCAAGGAGCACACCCACCAAACTCGCACCAGCCCGCCCGGCCCCCGACAACGGATCTTTCCCCCTCGTATTCCCCGGCTTCCCCATCTTTTCCCAGTCGTTATACGCCGCATAACCCAACACCACGAAAGCGTTTCCTTCGGGACTGACTGTGCCTGGCTGGTGGAAACTGTAGGGGTCCGTCACGTTGGTCAGGTATCCGGTAGAGTTTACGTTCCTTgacgcgccggcgagcATTTTGGTGGCCGCATCGACGTGGTCGTTGGTTAGGTTTAGGGTTGCCATGCGAAGACCGGCGGACGCCATTAAtgcggtggcggcggcgtcgacgaagTCGGAGGCGTTGTTAATGTAGTTCCGTAAGAGGCCGTCGTgggtctggtgtcagagTGATGACAGTAGATACATTAGCAAGGCACAGTGTCGCAGGATTGTCACAACGTAACAGGCGTGCAACCGACTCATGCTCTGTGACACCGCAACTTATGCAACGGTCGTCCAAGATCCAAGACAacctcccttcctcgctccctcccccgccaCCCTGGTCTCCGGCTCGTGCGATCCCAACTCACCATATACTCCTTACTCGCCCCCAATATCTCCGCCGCCCAAACCTGCAACTGCGTAACCTGATCCCCCATCCCTTCCGCAAACTGAGACCGTTTAATCGTCGCAAGCACTCTGAGAATCCCAGCGGCGGCCCAAGCGTTCCCCGTTGCCCAGAGATTCGGATCCTCCGCCTCAGGTCCAGGACTCATATGTCGCCACAACTTTGTTTCCGGGTCCTGTAGGCCTTGTCTGTAAGCTGAGATTTGATCGAACGCGGTTTGGAGGAGGGTCTGGTTGTTGGTTATCGCGCCAAAGTAGGCTAGGAAAGGGGGGACCATGTATACGTTGTCGGCCCAGAGTTGGaaggtggcggcgcggtgcgAGATTGCGCCCTGCTCGTTCTGCGGTCagcggagggagaggtggaAAGATAGTGGTTTCAGGGCACTCTTGGCACGTTGGCGGCTTGGCGGCTTGGCGTCTTTGCACCACTTTACTGGCACAACTTTACCCCAAGTGTGCCGCTTGGCACCCAAACAAGGTGATGCTAGCCAACCAGCTCGCTGTGCACTGCACAGCATGCACTGACGCATGTACAGAGTTGAATAGCTGCAGCTTGGCGCGCAACGGTTACTCACCCGCGGCACACCGTACAGAAGGTAGTCGACCTGACTCTGCGCGGCTTGCATGAACGACACACCCTTGATCAGCGTTCCCGAGCTcgccttgtcggcgacCAGCACAGTCACCCCAAGCGAGGCGGGATCGCCCGCTGCGCCGTCCTCCAACAACGGCTGGCCGTGAGGTAGCTGTGAGTTGGCAGCGAGGGGAACGAGGAGCGGGGTGCTGGAGGTGGCTGTCGATGTACTCGCCGTTGGCACTGGGACCGACGTGGGCGtctggcggcggcgcagcccTCCCTCACTGGTAGAGGAGGCGTTCGCCCCCGTGGCCGAGATATTGGTCGGCAAGGCGGGGTTGGTGAAATTCACCGGCCTGTTAGCCAGCGTATCCTCCGCCAACTGCATGATTTCGGGCACTTGGTCCGGCGTCAGGTCGGGCAGGGGAAGCGGGGCGGTTGACGAAAACACGGAGAGATGGGGATACTTCCATTCCAACCATGTCTCGCCGATCGTCCCGTTCTCCCATCTTCCGTTAGATCGgttggaggagaggagactTACGAGAAGTTGGACATGCGCACCGCGTGCTCCCATACCGTGTTCAGCTGGTTTGGAGTGAGGTGGACCGCGTTCACGGTCGCGAGGAGTGCGGCTGGGATTATTGCGCGCATTATtcagaggagaggagagtgaTGCCAAGATGTTGGTGGTAGGGGGGTGAGAAATCAGTTCCCAGTTCGGTTAGACATTGAGTGCGGATGACGGCATGGCGGCAGGTGTACGTATCCCGCCCAGGTCTGATATCGGTTTGAGCGAAGATACGGGCTGGATTGGGAAGAGGTAAGTCATTGTCACGGGGCGGGGCCCGGATTTAGCCTTGGTCACCATGTGGTCTCCCAGAAAGAGCTGAGAGGAGTGAGGGGTAGGTTGTTGAAGGTCTCAAAAGTAACAATCATGGTGGGCAGGCAGCcaggcggcgaggcggacaAGGCTTTTCTAATCTAGTGGGCCCGTCATTAAACTATAAACAGATCTGTCGAAATGTCGTCAACCTTGAATGGCCCCACTCGGCAACTCAGCATTGAAAACGTCATAGTCCAAATCACGTGACTAGATGTTACCTCCACGTGGTCGTACTGGAGGCCTAAATACTGATGTTAGGCATCAACATTAGTTCCACGTGGTATTTACGTTCCCGGTAGTAAATGCCTCATGTTGTTCAGGGAATAGGCGTGCGGGCGCGCGTCCCTTGAGCTCGATGACTGACTGATGCCTTGTCCCCCCCCAATTTGGGTGGAGAGCTGTCAAAGAGTGGGGGATCGCAAAGGCACAGACCCCCCGCTTGGCCCAAGAGTTTATTCCCTGAAAGCGCGCTTGGACCCATTAGTTGTTAGTTGTGAGCGTAAGCGCATCAAAGGGTAAAGAGAGTCAAGGAGCCATCCAGCAAGGTCAAAGGTCAGGTCAGGTCAACAAGACACCACCCCCTACAACCAAACCTCAACCCCGCCACACAACCGTACCTTTGAACTCGATAAACCACTTCTCACCTTCAACCACTCCTGTTCTCAACCATCACAATCACTCATTACCACATCTAATCATGGGAAGG of Cutaneotrichosporon cavernicola HIS019 DNA, chromosome: 4 contains these proteins:
- a CDS encoding uncharacterized protein (Glycosyl Hydrolase Family 88) gives rise to the protein MRAIIPAALLATVNAVHLTPNQLNTVWEHAVRMSNFSWENGTIGETWLEWKYPHLSVFSSTAPLPLPDLTPDQVPEIMQLAEDTLANRPVNFTNPALPTNISATGANASSTSEGGLRRRQTPTSVPVPTASTSTATSSTPLLVPLAANSQLPHGQPLLEDGAAGDPASLGVTVLVADKASSGTLIKGVSFMQAAQSQVDYLLYGVPRNEQGAISHRAATFQLWADNVYMVPPFLAYFGAITNNQTLLQTAFDQISAYRQGLQDPETKLWRHMSPGPEAEDPNLWATGNAWAAAGILRVLATIKRSQFAEGMGDQVTQLQVWAAEILGASKEYMTHDGLLRNYINNASDFVDAAATALMASAGLRMATLNLTNDHVDAATKMLAGASRNVNSTGYLTNVTDPYSFHQPGTVSPEGNAFVVLGYAAYNDWEKMGKPGNTRGKDPLSGAGRAGASLVGVLLAVGVGVAAM